A region of the Anolis carolinensis isolate JA03-04 chromosome 1, rAnoCar3.1.pri, whole genome shotgun sequence genome:
AAACACTGCCAACTAACAGTGCAGTAAGTTCAGATGAAAAGCTCATGCAAACAAGCTCAAGTTGGAGCAAAGGAAATGAAGTGACTCTGAGTTCCGGAAATATTTAGCATCTGATAAATGATTGGAATCCTACTTGGTCAGAGCATGAAGGAAACGATCAAATTGAAAATCAGAAAAGGCTTCAGGTGAAAGGAACCAAGACAATCTACTGACAGATTTTGAGCATCCTAAATGGTCCGATTTTGTAAACAGTCTTAACACTATGGAAGCAGATCAGTTGAATCTCAGACAGAGTTTTCTATTTCAGCTGTTTGAAACAAGCTAATGCTGCTATGACTCAGATTCAAGCAATTGCTTTGGAAAATGTGAAAATGTTTAATATCATGCTTGCAAGGCCATGATAAAGCAAGGATCTTGGTGGGAATTAAAATATAAGAACATTTGTAAATGCATTATGCAACCttcttaaaatgtatatatttttcttattaaATATCAATATTTGCAGTTCTATTTCCTCAGTCTTTAACCTGCCTGAAAAATGAACGTGTATGGCATGGGAAGGTAATATCCAATAGCATACATACTTTACAGAAGATATTGACAAAATAAATGATGATCTATGATTTAGAACTGCTTCAGTAggtgttctttttaaaaacacacctcAGTCCCAGTTAAGATTGGACTATGTGCTTGATAAGTACTTGTGTTTCCACTTACTTGAAAGTAACATGTCGATTTGGAAGAAAGAAAACATCTCTAAAACAATGAAATATATTTGGCTCATCATCCTGAACCAAGGAATAGGAAAGTATTTCCAAGCATAGATTCAATGAATTCAGGGGTGGGACATTCCATGACAATTTTTGCATTTAACGCATAGATGCCTCATGCAGAAAGATATTTTGATAGTAGGTGAATCAACTCAAACCTTCAGAGTGAAAAAAGCAAAGTTTGAAAAGATGCTAAAACAGCACCAAAGAAAACAGATGTTAAAAGACAGAAACATTGCTTTAGaactatttttattctttttgcgACCCCACCAAGGTTACAGAAAATAAACATAATCCACTTTTAAAGTTGGAAGTACAAAAGCAAAAATACAATTTCAAACTCAACATTAACATAGTAGTCATCATGGCAATTTTCAAGTAGAAAGGGTTAGGCAGGTCTGTGTCCGGTTTCCAATAACATACTTTCTAGTAGTACTGTGCTGGTATTCTCGATGTACGGCTGGTATAACCATGATGATAAGTAAACCATCATGAGATTTTGGTCAGCAGTATGAGCAATCTCTTGAACAATAGTTTCTTTCAGTTTCAGTTCATTTGAATACATGTCCAACAGCTTGACTGAAACTTCATCTGAAATGGGAAAAATCAAGGAGTTATTTCTTCAACTGTGTCCTCTTGTGTTCTGTTTTTAGAAACCTGTTTCTGTACATATTCAATATTATCTAGATTGTGTGCCTTTGGTTTCCAAGCTAAATCAACCCTTCAGAATGAGATCACTACGTGAGCTCCTAAAGTTCTGTGTCTATCCAAATCTATAACCAGAATCCTGGTGCAAGTTTTGTGATGTCCATGCTGGTTTATTTGTACAAAATCTGGAAATTATTGTGTAATTCCAGAATATCATGAATTATGAACTTTTAGTAAGCCCCTGTATTCTAGTGAACCACTCTCTTTTAGAGCTAAGAtataatttattcattttaaaataaaacttcctCAATCAAAAAGACAAAAACTTACAGAAGTAAGGAGTGGGCCACGTATGGAAGAATGGTTTTGCATGATCTCCGTGATGGTATGTTTCTAAGTTGCAGATCCCTTTGGTTGTTGAACATAGTCTTTCCATTTTATGATGTATTTTTACCTAAAAATTTaatatttaacattttaatttaaaCTTGTGGTCAGTAAATGATCATAATTTTCATCTGCGTCAGCTATCTGATCTACATAATCAGTAAGTAGGGCTTCAGAGGTGGAAATGTGAAGACTAACCACAAATCAGGATGAGCAGTCAGTAATAAATGGTTACCATTAATGGCTACGGAAGGACATTTTTATAACAGGCATTAATAACAGCTTCCTTCTGAGACTTGTGAATGATAAGTATAGTACAGATTCATTTTAAAACTGGCCATTATTTCTCATGCCCTCCTGCTCTCCAGTTAATGGATTTGGGGCACATAAAGTAGTTATTGAAGCTCTCCATAGACTTGCCATATGGGTATCACCTCTCTTGATCCACAACAGAGAACAatggaaatgttttgaaacaaGATAGTACCATATTTTTGAAGATCTCGAGTAGTTCTGTACAGCAGGCCtctaattctacattgtagtcAGATGACAGTTTTCCAGGTTCGGAGGAAATATCGTCATGCtctatttccaatttgttttcttttgatctagagaaaaataatcagtATGTAAGAATTACTGTAGCAGCTCCCTGCCCTATACTCTAGGATCTCTTTATACCATGTCTCTATCAAAGGGACATATCTGATAAGGGTGAAAAAGAAAGCAGATTTAGAAGCTCATTAAATTTGTTTACAATCCCATTATAGAAAGATTACCTTTGCATAGGGATCACAAGTTTTTTTCTCAATATACTCACTCTGTAGCAATTTTGATGTTCACAATTTTTGTAGCAGTCGTAAATCCATTGTTATTTAGCGTCTCCCACTTCATTATTAGATTGTGCCAATCTGCTGCATTATCTTTAATTTTTCTTGCACTGACAGATAATGAAGGTGTCTTGGGAGTTGAACTTTTAGCTAGTcaaaaacacaaaatcaaaaagtcAAGatcgtttttatttttaaaaaaagcttcatCTTATGCTGATCACAGTTCCAAATTTTTCTGCACAACCAATCACTAAGCTACAATTATAACATGAAACATTTTGTAATGTATAACTTTGGCTTGTGTGATGGAATTTCAGGGCTGATTCATACATGCAGATAATATCCCTGTAATGTTACAATTCAATAAACATACAAAACCTGCCACTAATAATATGGTGCCATACTGTCAATTTGTTTTCCCATGTGAGCACACTACCAGCATGATTTACTGAgagcagagaaaagaaaaagctgTCAACCTTCAATTCCCAAAAGAGGACAAAGAACGTTCATATGGTGTTCACGCTCAATGCACACCAAAGAAAATCAATAGTACAATAACAATTATGCAGGACAAATCTCAAAATCCCTTGCTGCAGAGATTTATCAACTTCGACTTGATATTTATATACCTTTATTCTAACTATGTTACAAAATAATGgcatttgtcttttttaaataagAGCTAATAAGTGGCTTGGTACAGAAATATTTGATACAAGTTTTGATTGTAAAAAGGTCTTTGAAGATATTGCTGCTGGATCTTCTGTCCTGTTGATCTACAGCACTCGTAACCTTTTTCCACCCaggtatatagatacagtagagtctcgcttatccatcgtaaacgggccggctgaacgttggataagcgaatatgttggataataaggagaaattaaggaaaagcctattaaacatcaaattaggttatgattttacaaattaagcaccaaaacatcatgttatacaacaaatttgacagaaaaagtagttcaatacgcagtaatgttatgttgtaattactgtatttatgaatttagcaccaaaatatcacgatatattgaaaacattgactacaaaaatgtgctggataatccagaacgttggataagcgagactctactgtatatgaaataagtataaaaagtcaaacatttactgataacaaatggGCATTTGCAGGGTTtgctaagcggctgagggggaaaaggaaggggcctgaggctgttaggaatggtgggagttgaagtccaaaacaactgcagGGCCCAAGCTGGCCTAGGCCTGGCTTACACTAACCCTGTAATGCAGCGCATTGTGAGTCTACACAGTGACCATGTTGTGCAGTGAGTCTCACAGTGCAGCTGCGGCCTGGCGTAGCGCGCTTACCGGCCATCCCCGtcgccggaggaggaggaggaggaggaagcgagGCCCAACCTCTCGCCTCAAGCTCCGCCCCGgcctccgcctccttctcccggGGGCCTCCGAGGCCTGGCTGGGTCTCCCTTCCAGGCAAGGCCGCCATGAGGGGCCCCGCCGAACCTGACTGAGGTGAGTGAGGGACTGAGGGAAGAGCTTGCGGCCTAGTCGTTGGTGGGACGGGCAGGAGGAATCCGGGGGTTCCCTGTGGTCGCCATGGAAATACgttgctggggatgatgggtaatGGCAGCTCCCACTTGGGCAAGCTCAAGCTACTCAGCTACTCTTCCTGCCCTTGCAGTtgaagtgtgttgttgttgttcctattattattgtCAGTACTTTAAAAGGATGGGAACCTTTTAAACGAGGATGAGGGGGAAGCACTGAAATGGCTATCCAGTTTCAgcaaattattatgattattataattgCGATTAGAATTCTACAattatagatatgctggatttcgtatcacaaaatcacaagccgaacacttcccaagtgtctaggacttcacacaatgtgtgtgtgtgttttttatgtTATCAATTAGAAtcagaattggaagaggccacaaggtcCATCCACGTCAACTCCTTGCTATACAGGGacacgttaataataataataataataattgttatcacaagttggaagagaccacaaggtacATCCAGTCCATCAGTTAGAatcttagaattggaagaaaGAGGTCCATGCactcccaactccctgccatgcaggaacatgctattattattactattactattattattttattgtatgacacagcaaacaagatagatttcgtatcacaacatcacaagtcgaacacttcccaagtgtctaggactgtgtgatgtattttcggatgatgcgtgcagatcccagtagggtggccttttgcagttggcagatcgtgattttgtcaatatctgttgtttccaaacgtcggctgagatcttttggcacagcacccaatgtgcccatcaccaccgggaccacctgcactggttattgatgttattattattggattgctgtgagttttccgggctgtatggccatgttccagaagcattctctcctgacgtttcacccacacctatggccggcatccttataggttgtgaggtctattggagactaggcaagtggggtttatatctctgtggaatgtccagggtaggagaattcttgtctgcttgaggcaagtgtaaatgttgcaattggccagaatGATTCATATTGAAACACTCAAAGTGtccattcttgtggatttcaatggcatctctgtgtagtctagcatggtagttgtttgagtggtccagcatttctgttttctgaaagcagtatttaaaaaaaacctctaaaatcaggacagtaaataaagaacaacactcagaaaacgggattTCCAggtatgaaacaatcagagctgcctaacatctcccaacaaaggattaacccaggcaggaagcagccaggatttgaagctgaaaaggccattcagtgcaaatcaaggtggggtggctaattgcaacattcacacttgcctcaggcagacaagagttctctctcccactctggacattccacaattatataaatcccatttgcctagtttcctcagagacctcacaacctctgtggaagcctgccatagatgtgggtgaaacgtcaggaaagaatgtttctggaagatggccatacagcccggaaaactcacagcaacccagtgattccggccatgaaagccttcgacaacacattattattattttaaaatcatagagttgtttttgttattaattaGAATCTTAGAATTGGAAGAGCCAAAAGATCTATCCAATCCAACTCCTTGctgtgcaggaacacacaatctgttgttgttgttgttgttgttgctgctgctgctgttgctggagTTATttaaaatcctagagttagaagagaccacaagagccatccactACAACTTTCTGCCATATAGAAACACACAAATACtggtaataataattacagttatgattattattgttgtggtctcctccaactttgTGATGACAAGAGCCATCCacttccaactccctgccattcaggaacatatagtctgcagcagcagcagcagcagcagtagtagtagtagttgcagTTGCAGTTATTATttagaatcctagagatggaagagacaacAGCATCCATTCAGTCTAgcctcttgccatgcaggaacatgcaatctgttgttgttgttgttgttgttgttgttgttgttgttgttgttgttgttgttgttgtttttctctagttagatagagtgagaggtATGTTATcttggtttgagcactggacaaaACTCTGGAGGCCATGGTGCAAATTCCCCACTTGACATGGAAGCCCACCCTTGACAAGTCATACTCTGtcaaggtgcatttacactgtagaatgaatgcagtttgacaccactttaactgccataacatcTCAGtgttacggaatcctgggagttgtttttggcaaggaagaccttgtaaaatgacaactcctggaattccatagcattgaagcagggcagttaaagtggcattaattacacagtgtagatgcagtctcagaagaaggcaagccAATCCtccctcagaacaaatcttgttcAGAAACTCCTGTGATGGGGTCACTATAAATTGGAAGCTACTTGATGGCATACAGCtacaaaattaaatataataaaaaaacattGTTTATAAGCCCATCTTACACATTTTGTATTGATATAAACATAAGGCTATAAGTGTGCTAATCTACTTTTTGACACTTCTAATGTGCATGTCCTCCAGTTAGAGCTGTTGTTATAATCTAATTGCAGTCATTCTTTGAATCGGGTGGCCTCATCTTCACATATCAGAAGCACTCacagttgcttttattgttgctggtGTTTTGTAGTCGCTGATTTTGTCAAAATTTCGGGTAGCTTAGCTACAATATTGTGCAGTTTGGTATGACAGGGTTCCATAGGAGTGACACCATGAATTACCACTCTGGGTGACACCAACCATAGTGGCATTACTATGGGAAAGGGAGCTTTCATGtcatttctcccttttctcctcATCTTCAACTTCCCAAAAAGAAGTGCTAGAAATCAAATCATTTCAGTACCCACAACCACTCTTCAGGGTTTCTAGAGGTTTCTTTTTGGAAAGTAATAAAACCTTGTACATACTCAAGGGTTCCAACTCttcgggctggtccatgaggtcatgaagtatcaaaggtgactgaacatacaacaacaacatattcaaGAGAACTCTGATGAATTGCTTCAGCCAACTTTGAGAACACATTTTGGGGTAGAGTTCTAACAAGCCTCAGTTCAAGCTGTGGTTTCTTTCTTTACCTCTCTCATTATTGCTTGTAAATTCTTTCTAGACCACTCAGAAAATAAAGGTTCAGTATTACTTATTCCTTGTGCTTGGATTTCTGGTTTATTTTTAGATTTTGTGatatatcttagagatgggactgaacataaacatgaaattcatgtgtTTCATATATACCCTATACacaaattttatatataatattttaataattttgtgcatgaaataagatgtgtgtacattgaaccattagaaatCAAAAGGATAACTATCTCAGCCTCCCATGTggccaattttggattttggagcattttgaatttctggataagggatactcaaccagtACAAGTTGGTTGTGAATTCATGCTTAATGTCAGAATCACAGGTTTGCATATGTAGAAAGTGTGAATGTGAGATATTTATGGTTTGTTCTCTCACCTCTGAGAAACTTAAGAGTACTCTATATATGTTTTGCTTCAGTAGAAATAAAAAGCATTGCTGATGGAGACTATAGGAATCCAATTTGGAATTGAAAGTTATTGTTTTCTTTATTGTTTGGTATAGTTTATtcaatgtatatgttaaacaccATAATGGAGGTTCTGTCTTAAAACACTAGTAATATCTCAAAATTTTAGGAATATGAAGGAATAAttttaatagctttattcttCATGGATTAAAACTCTATGTATTTAAAACAATGGGCAGAAATCTACTCAGGAAATTCCCTTTCCTTTTAAATCACTTTATCCCT
Encoded here:
- the cinp gene encoding cyclin-dependent kinase 2-interacting protein isoform X2, producing MAALPGRETQPGLGGPREKEAEAGAELEARGWASLPPPPPPPATGMAAKSSTPKTPSLSVSARKIKDNAADWHNLIMKWETLNNNGFTTATKIVNIKIATESKENKLEIEHDDISSEPGKLSSDYNVELEACCTELLEIFKNMVKIHHKMERLCSTTKGICNLETYHHGDHAKPFFHTWPTPYFYEVSVKLLDMYSNELKLKETIVQEIAHTADQNLMMVYLSSWLYQPYIENTSTVLLESMLLETGHRPA
- the cinp gene encoding cyclin-dependent kinase 2-interacting protein isoform X1, whose amino-acid sequence is MAALPGRETQPGLGGPREKEAEAGAELEARGWASLPPPPPPPATGMAGKRATPGRSCTVRLTAQHGHCVDSQCAALQAKSSTPKTPSLSVSARKIKDNAADWHNLIMKWETLNNNGFTTATKIVNIKIATESKENKLEIEHDDISSEPGKLSSDYNVELEACCTELLEIFKNMVKIHHKMERLCSTTKGICNLETYHHGDHAKPFFHTWPTPYFYEVSVKLLDMYSNELKLKETIVQEIAHTADQNLMMVYLSSWLYQPYIENTSTVLLESMLLETGHRPA